The Desulfovibrio sp. TomC genomic sequence GCAAAAAAACGCTGCTCGATTTCCACCTGCGCCCGTCCTACATCGGCCGCAAGCTGGTCCAAGCCGGCGGCAACCCCAAGATTCTGGCCAATTACGCCCGGTTCGGCCTGCGTCTGCTCAAAAACACCCTCCTGCCGCCCAAACGGCCCAAGGGCCTCACCCCGGACGGCACCCCGCCCACGGTGTGCATCCTCGGAGCCGGTTCGGATATCGCCCAGGCTCTGGCCCGGCAGTTCGCGGCCAAGGACACGGCCAACCTCGTCCTGGCCTCGCGCGATCAGGAGCGTTTGGGTGTCGCTGCCAGGGAAATAGCCAAGGCCAGCGACGTGCCCGTGGCTGTGCGCCCCTTTGACGCCCTGGATTTCGCCAGCCATGCCGGCTTTTTCGATGCCCTGGACCCCATGCCCGACGTCCTGGTCATTGCCTTTGGCCTGCTTGGCGACCAGAAGGCCTGCCAAAGCGACTTTGCCGCCGCCCGCATGGTCGTGGACACCAACTTCACCGCTGCCCTGTCGCTCCTTGAAATCGCTGCCGACCGCTTCACCCGGCGCGGCCATGGGACCATCGTCGGCCTCACGTCCCCGGCCGGCGAACGCGGCCGTAAGAGCAACTACATCTATGGCGCGGCCAAGGCCGGCCTGACCGTGGCCCTGGCCGGTCTGCGCCACCGTCTGGCCGGCACAGGCGTCCACGTCCTGACCGTGCTGCCCGGCTGGACCAGGACCCGCATGACCGCCGCCGCTCCGACTCCGGCCCGCCTGACTGCCGCGCCCGACCGGGTGGCGGCCGATATCCACAAGGCCATCCACGACAAGACGTCCATCCTCTACACCCCCTGGTTCTGGCGACCCATCATGACAGTCGTGCGGGCGCTTCCGGAAAAACTCTTCGTCAAAACGAATCTCTAATGAATATACTGTTTTTAAATCACAATCCGGAACGCTACGGCACCTACTTTCGGTGCTACCACTTGGGCCGCCATCTGGCTGACCGTGGCCACACCGTGACCCTGGTGTGCGCCTCGCGCGAAGCCACCCTGCACACCACTGAGCGCAAGGAAGGCGGGCTGCGTATCCGCTTTCTTCCCCGCGTCAATGTGGCGACCTATCACACCGGCCATACCCTGCGTATGTTGCTGAACACCCATGAGTGTCTGCGCACGCCCATGGATATCCTGCATGCCTTCGCCTTTCCGCTGCATCCCATCAGCTTCCCGACGCTGGTGACCAGCATCCTGAAGCCCAAGGTCAAGATCGTCCTCGATCACGACGACATGTGGAAAGGCGGCTTTATCGACCAGCACCCCGGTCCCGTGCGCCTGCTCTACAATTTCACCGAGGACCACCTGCCCCGCCTGGCCGATCAGGCCACGGCCGCCAGCGAAATCCTCATCCAGAAGTTTCGCGCCGCCGGTCTGCCGGACGATAAGATCCACTACATCCCCAACTGCCCGACCGTCCGGCTCGATATGCCGGACAAGCTCGCCGCCCGGGCGGCCCTGGGACTTGCCCCCGACGACAAAATGCTGCTCTCCATGGGACACACCTATACCGAATCGCTGTTCGCGCTCCTCGACGCCTACGCCGTCGCCCGCGAGGCTGTGCCCGGCGTCAAGCTCCTGTTCCTCGGCAAAATGCACATTTCCGATGACTTCAAGGCCCGCATGAAGCCCTACGAGGAACGCTTCGCCCCGGATATCGTGAAAATCGGCGAGAAACCCCCCACCGACGTGCCGCGCTATCTGGCCGCCTCCGATGCGCTGCTGCTCCCCATGGACGACGACCCCATCGAA encodes the following:
- a CDS encoding glycosyltransferase family 4 protein; amino-acid sequence: MNILFLNHNPERYGTYFRCYHLGRHLADRGHTVTLVCASREATLHTTERKEGGLRIRFLPRVNVATYHTGHTLRMLLNTHECLRTPMDILHAFAFPLHPISFPTLVTSILKPKVKIVLDHDDMWKGGFIDQHPGPVRLLYNFTEDHLPRLADQATAASEILIQKFRAAGLPDDKIHYIPNCPTVRLDMPDKLAARAALGLAPDDKMLLSMGHTYTESLFALLDAYAVAREAVPGVKLLFLGKMHISDDFKARMKPYEERFAPDIVKIGEKPPTDVPRYLAASDALLLPMDDDPIEKARFPIRFGDYLASGVPVVSNAVGEIKRIMEAHDCGYTAPVGNSAAFGRAIVHALTDEAGRDRKRDNARRLIAEELNWPAVAARLEAVYEKTLGE